AGGACATGGATACGGACGAGATCCGAATTCTCCATTTGGTGGCGAAAGACTTAGTTCCAGTCATCGTGAAAATCGGAGGACCCGAAGCAAGGACAGATATCCGAATGCTTGTCAAAGAGGAAATCGAAGGGATTTGCGCTCCTATGATAGAATCCTCTTACGCACTCAAAAATTTTATTCAGACATTAAAGAGCATGCTCACTCCCGTCAATTATGGAAAAATTTCCAAATCGATTAATCTGGAAACGATCACGGGTTATAAAAATTTGTTGGAAATAGCGGATTCCCGCCCGTTTGCGGACTTGGACCAAGTTACCGCGGCCCGTTCCGATCTTTCCGCTTCCATGGGCCTAATTCCGGACGACGAAGAAGTGATGAGAGTAACGAAGAATATCGTTTATCTCTCCAGAGAAAGAGGAAAAAGAACTTCCGTCGGCGGAACGATCACAAAATCCAATTTCAGAAAAATCGCAGAAACCATCAGTCCGGATCTCATCAATTCGAGACATGTGGTAGTGAACTCTCAGGATTCTTTGAAAAAAAATCCGGAAGAAGTCGCCGAAGCAATGTTATTTTTCGAGATCGAGCTCTACGATCTTTTTTCCGTCTTAAAACCCGAAAAGGCGTTCTCCTATAAAAATAGAATGGAAACGAACAGAGAAAGAATCGGAGCCAGAAAGGTACTATATTCTATTCGGTAAGAATGGCTAAAGATACCCGAGATCTAATTCTCAAAACCTCTCTCAAACTTTTTTCAGAACAAGGCTATCACGGAACTACGATGAGACAGGTTGCTTCGAAAGCGGGCATGTCTCTCGGACTCGCGTATCGTTATTTCGATTCGAAAGAAGCGATCCTCGAAGGAATCATAGAATCGCATGATAAAATCCTAAAACGTTATATAACAGACGAAGTTGTCTCGAATCCGAGTCGGGAGGATCTGATTATGAACGTTTCCGAAAGTATCATCACTCTTGTCAAGGAAAACGAGGACTATCTCAGACTCTATTGGAATCTTATGCTTCAACCCAAAATTCATAGGTTGAAGCGAAGAAATATTCGCCTCGTGAATATGATCTTTTTTGAAACTTCGAAAAAAACGATCCGCTCCATTAAACCGAATTACACGGAATTCGAAATCAAGAACCTCGCTTCGACTACGATCGGTTATATGATCAATTACCTCACGAACAAGAAAGAATTCTCGCTCGACGACTTCCGCAACTTCCTCATTTACACTCTGAAAAATACATAATTCGCGATCCCGAGAGCGAATTAGCTGAAGCCAGCGGAGCATTACCGAGCGACCATAGAAGCGAGGTTGAGCTAATCGAAAGCTCTTAGCGAAGCTAAGAAATAGAGCGACCTATCTCGCGACCCATAGGAAGCGAGATAGCAAAAAGATAGCGGAGCGTAATCTTTTGCTCCCAACAACGTTGGGAAATCCGAGCGACCCATAGGAAGCGAGATAGCAAAAAGATAGCGGAGCGTAATCTTTTGCTCCCAACAACGTTGGGAAATCCGAGCGACCCATAGGAAGCGAGATAGCAAAAAGATAGCGGAGCGTAATCTTTTGCTCCCAACAACGTTGGGAAATCCGAGCGACCCATAGGAAGCGAGATAGCAAAAAGATAGCGGAGCGTAATCTTTTGCTCCCAACAACGTTGGGAAATCCGAGCGACCCGTCGGGAGCGAGATAGCAAAAAGATAGCGGAGCGTAATCTTTTGCTCCCAACAACGTTGGGAAATCCGAGCGACCCGTCGGGAGCGAGATAGCAAAAAGATAGCGGAGCGTAATCTTTTGCTCCCAACAACGTTGGGAAATCCGAGCGACCCGTCGGGAGCCATAACTTTATGATCCCAAAAGTCTTCTTAATTTATGGGGTTGGTTATGGTCGGGAGCGAGATTGAGTTTGTAAGCGGACTCTTCGCGAAAGCTTAGATAATTTTCTTGCCAAACATTCTTTTCGAAATAGTTTCAACCTTCGGAGATTCTTTCATTGAAACAAATCTTATTCACTGAATTCTTCCCGGAAGAAAATCAAGAAAAATCGGTAGCAAATCCTTGTAAGATACTTCCGGAAACAAATAACAAACCTCCGGAATTCTCCGAACTGGAATGGCTTTGCACCAAAGGTTTAGTTTGGATCGATCTGGATTCAACGGAAGGAGAAGATATGGATTTTCTGGCAAGGGGGTGCAATTTCCATCCGCTTGCGATAGAGGATTGTATCAATAAAAATCAAAGACCGAAATTGGACGAATACGAATCGTATCTATTTATCGTTCTGCATAGATTTCAGTACGATATAGAAAAAAGAATTCTAAAAAATAACGAGATCCATATTTTTTTTAACGAAAAATTTGTAGTCACCGTCCATCAAAAAGAAGAACCGTCAATCGAACAACTCAAAGCACGTTGTATGACACAGGGAAATCCGCTTTCCAGAGGAACGGATCAGATTCTTTACATGCTGTTCGATCAGACAGTGGATTCCAACTTTCCGATCTTGGATAAGATTAGCGAAGAGATCGTTCGGATCGAATCGCAGATACTCGTAAACCAAGACACTCAGCAGACCATCGCCGGAATCCTCTTCCTCAAACGAAATCTAACTCGGATTCGAAGAATTCTTTCTCCTCAAAGGGAAATCGTCAACAGTTTGATTCGAAGAGATAACAGTTTCCTAAGTCCAAAAATTCAGATTTATTTCCGGGACGTTTACGATCATTTGAGTCGGATCTATGAAACGATCGACATGGATCGGGACCTTCTTGGGAACACTATGGATGCGTATTTTTCAGTAATTTCACAAAGAACCAACGATATTGTTAAGCGACTTACTCTGATTAATTTGATCTTTATGCCGCTCACTTTCCTAACCGGTTTTTTCGGGATGAATTTTACTACAATCCCCTACGCAAACGCTCCATTGTTGTATATTACGATCGGACTAATGTCCCTCATCCCTACCAGTATGATATTTTGGTTTCGAAAAAAGCACTGGTTCAAAGACTAATGTTGAAACCTCTTTCATTTTCGAAAGAGGTTCCTTGTTTCGGGAATCGAATCCGCAAAAATCAAGGAGTATTCGGAAAATTCGATTTCTTATTCGCAAATTTATACTTTTCGGCAAAATACAGACGCTTACACGCATTACAAACTTTTCTATAAAATGTGAGAACGTATACAGAATCCAAAAAATCGCTCCTCTACAGATTCGTAATTCTGAAATATAGCAGAGTTGTTGAAAAATTACTTCTCCATCTATTTCTGTTTCATTGAAACGGACGATTGGAGCAGACTTGTTAATCTCCACTATTGAATTTTTCAACAACTCTATTATTGCAAGTTATCTCAAAAATATTCCATCTACTTTCGAAAAATCATTACATAACGTTAAAATCCATTTTTGAGATGACCTATAATCATGTAAAATCTCGGAAACTTCATTATATAGAATTAATACGACTCGGAATCATAAATAGAATATTATGATAAACTGATTTATAGAATTAGAATGTTTGAATCTTACTCTAAAAAGTCAGAGAATTTCCGATTTGACTTAATTTTTGAGAACCGCTATACTTTTGCAAAACCGACCGTTTATTTTCGAGTATCATTTTTATGCGTCGAGTCGTAATTTATCCGCAAATGTGTTCGGAAGTTTTTTGCACTGTGGGAACTCGTGCGTTTTAGAAGTCTGTATCTAAGGATCAAAACTGATATTTTTCAAGTGTTCCGACAAGAATGAGGCTTTTACCTTGCGAGAAGTATCATTTTCTGATAGAGAAAAATCTCTTGAGCCTTTTCCCACCGCCTCTCCACCCCACCCAAAAATCAGGGGAAACTCAGGCGCAAGAGTTCCCTAAACTCAGTAAACACCTTCCTATGGGTCGGTGTTTAGGTCGCTCTGCGGGGCCGATCGTTTCACAGAGGATTTGTCGGAATTCCGACAGATTTATCTTCGGATCCAAGTTTGTGGGTAAGGTGATGCCTT
The nucleotide sequence above comes from Leptospira weilii. Encoded proteins:
- the corA gene encoding magnesium/cobalt transporter CorA translates to MKQILFTEFFPEENQEKSVANPCKILPETNNKPPEFSELEWLCTKGLVWIDLDSTEGEDMDFLARGCNFHPLAIEDCINKNQRPKLDEYESYLFIVLHRFQYDIEKRILKNNEIHIFFNEKFVVTVHQKEEPSIEQLKARCMTQGNPLSRGTDQILYMLFDQTVDSNFPILDKISEEIVRIESQILVNQDTQQTIAGILFLKRNLTRIRRILSPQREIVNSLIRRDNSFLSPKIQIYFRDVYDHLSRIYETIDMDRDLLGNTMDAYFSVISQRTNDIVKRLTLINLIFMPLTFLTGFFGMNFTTIPYANAPLLYITIGLMSLIPTSMIFWFRKKHWFKD
- a CDS encoding TetR/AcrR family transcriptional regulator; amino-acid sequence: MAKDTRDLILKTSLKLFSEQGYHGTTMRQVASKAGMSLGLAYRYFDSKEAILEGIIESHDKILKRYITDEVVSNPSREDLIMNVSESIITLVKENEDYLRLYWNLMLQPKIHRLKRRNIRLVNMIFFETSKKTIRSIKPNYTEFEIKNLASTTIGYMINYLTNKKEFSLDDFRNFLIYTLKNT
- a CDS encoding aldolase/citrate lyase family protein, which codes for MKEQLDRKLIELRRTLVSLTDQYPICGLKGGTETEDMDTDEIRILHLVAKDLVPVIVKIGGPEARTDIRMLVKEEIEGICAPMIESSYALKNFIQTLKSMLTPVNYGKISKSINLETITGYKNLLEIADSRPFADLDQVTAARSDLSASMGLIPDDEEVMRVTKNIVYLSRERGKRTSVGGTITKSNFRKIAETISPDLINSRHVVVNSQDSLKKNPEEVAEAMLFFEIELYDLFSVLKPEKAFSYKNRMETNRERIGARKVLYSIR